One window from the genome of Carnobacteriaceae bacterium zg-84 encodes:
- a CDS encoding superoxide dismutase, giving the protein MMTFELPKLPYAYEALEPHFDAATMHLHHEKHHQAYVTNLNAALEKAPEFFGKSVEEIIAHLDKLPESIQTAVRNNGGGHANHSFFWTSLTPAKTEPVGELKAEIEAKFGSVEAMKEAFNTAAKTRFGSGWAWLALNNGELEVLSTANQDSPIMEGKTPILALDVWEHAYYLNYQNRRPDYVDAYWNLVDWNKANDRFTAAK; this is encoded by the coding sequence ATTATGACTTTTGAATTACCAAAATTACCTTATGCTTATGAGGCACTTGAGCCACATTTCGATGCAGCGACAATGCATTTGCATCATGAAAAACATCATCAAGCGTATGTAACAAATTTAAATGCTGCATTAGAAAAAGCACCTGAATTTTTTGGGAAATCAGTTGAAGAAATTATTGCACATTTAGATAAATTACCAGAAAGCATTCAAACTGCAGTCAGAAACAATGGTGGTGGACATGCTAATCATTCATTCTTTTGGACATCTTTAACACCAGCTAAGACTGAACCAGTTGGCGAATTAAAAGCAGAAATTGAAGCAAAATTTGGTAGTGTAGAGGCAATGAAAGAAGCGTTTAATACTGCCGCTAAAACACGTTTTGGTTCTGGTTGGGCATGGTTGGCATTAAATAATGGAGAATTAGAAGTGTTATCAACAGCGAATCAAGATTCACCAATCATGGAAGGTAAAACACCAATTTTAGCTTTAGATGTTTGGGAACATGCATACTATTTAAACTATCAAAACAGACGTCCAGACTATGTTGATGCATACTGGAATTTAGTAGACTGGAATAAAGCAAACGACCGCTTTACTGCAGCAAAGTAG
- a CDS encoding Asp23/Gls24 family envelope stress response protein: protein MSVKIETKNGHIDLTQEVIATVVGTAVTDNYGVVGMASKHQIRDNINVILKKENYSRGVVIRQIDNQVMVDVYIFVNYGTKISEICRNVQSKVSYDLKHLLGIDVHSVNVYVQGVRIVQD, encoded by the coding sequence ATGTCAGTAAAAATCGAAACAAAAAATGGTCATATTGATTTAACACAGGAGGTTATTGCAACAGTTGTTGGAACAGCTGTTACAGACAACTATGGTGTTGTTGGTATGGCAAGTAAGCATCAAATTCGAGATAATATCAATGTTATTTTGAAAAAAGAAAATTATTCTCGTGGTGTGGTCATTCGTCAAATAGACAATCAAGTCATGGTAGATGTTTATATTTTTGTTAACTATGGAACAAAAATTTCTGAAATTTGCCGTAATGTACAATCTAAAGTTAGCTATGATTTAAAACATTTATTGGGTATTGATGTACATTCAGTAAATGTTTATGTACAAGGTGTACGTATCGTACAGGACTAG
- a CDS encoding rhodanese-related sulfurtransferase, which yields MSKEIRVLLYYQYVPIENAEQFAKEHLAFCKEIGIKGRILIANEGINGTCSGTIEQTQQYMDHMHKDPRFANMVFKIDEENNMAFRKIFVRYRPELVNLGLEEDVNPLELTGQYLSPQEFREALLDEDTIVLDTRNDYEYDLGHFRGSVRPDIRNFRELPQWVLDNKEKFMEKRLVVYCTGGIRCEKFSGWLVREGFKDVGQLHGGIATYGKDPEVRGDLWDGKMYVFDDRIAVDINQNEHIVVGRDWFDNTPCERYVNCANPRCNRQILCSVENEEKYLKSCSHECRIHPENLYVKRHELTRDELEQRLQKIGETLATNA from the coding sequence ATGTCAAAAGAAATTCGTGTACTATTGTATTATCAATATGTACCAATCGAAAATGCAGAACAATTTGCAAAAGAACATCTTGCATTTTGTAAAGAAATTGGTATTAAAGGTCGTATTTTAATTGCCAATGAAGGTATCAATGGTACTTGTTCAGGAACCATTGAACAAACACAACAATACATGGATCACATGCACAAAGATCCAAGATTTGCCAATATGGTATTCAAAATTGATGAAGAAAATAATATGGCATTCCGTAAAATTTTTGTGAGATATCGTCCAGAACTCGTTAATTTAGGTTTAGAAGAGGATGTTAATCCTTTAGAATTAACAGGACAATATTTATCCCCACAAGAATTTAGAGAAGCTCTGCTAGATGAGGATACAATCGTTTTAGATACACGTAATGACTATGAATATGATTTAGGTCATTTTAGAGGTTCTGTTCGTCCTGATATACGTAATTTTAGAGAATTACCTCAATGGGTATTAGACAACAAAGAAAAATTTATGGAAAAACGTTTAGTTGTATATTGCACAGGTGGTATCCGCTGTGAAAAATTCTCTGGCTGGTTAGTACGTGAAGGATTTAAAGATGTTGGGCAATTACACGGCGGTATCGCAACTTATGGAAAAGATCCAGAAGTACGTGGTGATTTATGGGACGGAAAAATGTATGTATTTGATGACCGTATCGCTGTAGATATCAATCAAAATGAACATATTGTCGTTGGTCGTGACTGGTTTGACAACACACCTTGCGAACGTTATGTCAACTGTGCTAACCCTCGTTGTAATCGTCAAATTCTATGTTCAGTTGAAAATGAAGAAAAATATTTAAAGAGCTGTTCACACGAATGCCGTATTCATCCAGAAAATCTTTACGTCAAACGTCATGAGCTAACACGTGATGAATTAGAACAACGTCTACAAAAAATTGGTGAAACATTAGCAACAAATGCATAA
- the recU gene encoding Holliday junction resolvase RecU, which yields MPIQYPAGTVLSTKTSQNNIIHGKRGMIFEEQINQSNLYYLQKKIAVIHKKPTPVQVVKVDYPKRSAAKITEAYFRHASTTDYNGVYQGFYIDFEAKETKNKTSFPLTNFHEHQVQHMEQCLEQQGITFVLFKFSFHNRVFLLKAQHFIQFWREKHKDGKRQSIPLSYIEKYGYEIHIGMYPIIPYLDIVKHLIDTNNKF from the coding sequence ATGCCAATACAATACCCTGCGGGTACTGTTTTATCTACTAAAACATCTCAAAATAATATCATACACGGCAAACGGGGCATGATTTTTGAGGAACAAATCAATCAGTCGAATCTTTACTATTTACAAAAGAAAATTGCAGTGATTCATAAAAAGCCAACACCTGTTCAAGTTGTAAAAGTAGACTACCCCAAACGTAGTGCTGCTAAAATAACAGAAGCCTACTTCCGTCATGCTTCAACAACAGATTATAATGGTGTGTACCAAGGTTTTTATATTGATTTTGAAGCAAAAGAAACGAAAAATAAAACGTCTTTTCCTCTGACAAATTTTCATGAGCATCAAGTACAACACATGGAGCAATGTCTTGAACAACAAGGAATAACGTTTGTTCTTTTTAAATTTTCTTTCCATAATCGTGTCTTTTTATTAAAGGCTCAACACTTTATTCAATTTTGGAGAGAAAAACATAAAGATGGCAAGCGTCAATCAATCCCCTTGTCATATATTGAAAAGTATGGCTATGAAATTCATATAGGCATGTATCCTATTATTCCTTATTTAGATATTGTAAAGCATTTGATTGATACAAACAATAAATTTTAA